The stretch of DNA GGTTTTTACGTATCGGGTTTTGACACCGGGGGGCACTGGCGCTAGCGTCGGAGACGATGGCGAAGAGTTCCTCCCCTCCGCCGGCCCTTGCCACGGCGCTTGCTCGACTCGAACCGCACCTGCAACAGGTCGAGCGGACGATGCGCGACCAGCTCGTTTCCGAACAGGCGCTGGTCGGCGCGATCGGCGAACACGTGCTCTCGTCCGGTGGCAAACGCTTGCGCCCGGTGCTGGTCATGCTTGCAGCCGAACTCTGCGGCTACACCGGACCGCGTTGTGTGCAGATCGCCGCCGCCGTCGAGTTGCTGCACACCGCCACGCTGCTTCACGATGACGTGGTCGATCTGGCAAATCTACGGCGCGGGCGCGCGGCCGCACGGGCGATCTGGGGCAACCGCCGTGCGGTGCTGGTGGGAGATTTCTTCTACGCACGTGCGTCGTCGATGGTCGTCGAAGACGGCGACCTCGATATCCTTTGGATCTTCTCGAGCACCATCCGGCAGATGGCCGAAGGGGAGCTCCTCCAACTCGAAGCGAGCTTCGATCCGCGCGTGACGGAGGCCCACTACTACTCGGTGATCGAGCGGAAGAGCGCGACCCTCCTTTCCGCCTCCGCGGAATCCGGTGCCGTGTTAGGTGGTGTGACCCGAGCCGAGCGCCGGCGCATCGCTGAGTTCGGCAAAGAACTCGGGTTGGCCTTCCAGCTGCGCGACGATGCCCTCGATTTCGCAGGCGGGGAAGAGGATCTCGGCAAGCAGCCCTTCACGGATGTTCGCGAGGGGAAGGTCACCCTTCCGCTCCTGCTGACGCTGAAGCGTTGCGCCCCAGCCGAGCGCGAGTTGATTTCCGGTCTCTTGAAGACCGCCGCCCAGCGCACCCTCGAGCTCGAGGCCGAAGGCCCGATCGAAATCGATCAGGTGCTGAGCCCGGCAGAGCTTGCACCGATCGTCGATCTGGTGCGCCGTCACCGTGGCATCGAAGACACGGACCGGCGCGCCGAGGAGCACGTCAGGCGCGCAGCCGAAGCCATCGCCCCGTTCCCCGACGGTGCGATCCGAGACGCCCTCGTTGCGGCCGCCGACTACTCGGTGCATCGCACGAGCTGACCTCGCCCCGCTGGTCCCGGGGAAACCTCCCCATGATCCTCCGAACCATGACCAAGAAGCTGGGCCTCGCCCTGGCGCTCGCCCTGGCGGCTCCGGCGACCGGCTCCGTCTGGTGGCCCCAACCGGCGGAAGCTGTTGCACCGGCCCTTCAGGGGGCGCTCAACCTGAACACCGCGAGCCCTGACCAGCTCGTGCTCCTGCCCGGCGTGGGCGAGAGCCGGGCGCGGGCCATCGTGGCGCTTCGCAAGCAGCGCGGCGGCTTCAAGAAGGTCGACGAGCTGGCAGATGTGAAAGGCATCGGTGAGGCGGCGCTCGCCAAGCTTCGGCCTTTCGTGAAGCTTGGTGGCGCCACCACGCTTCGGGTCGACTAGGTCCAGGGTTTGCCCGACCCATGCGCATTTGCGCATGGGTCGGGTTTTTCTCCGCACGCGGCCGAGGCGCCCTGCAGGACGAGTGGTTAAAATTCGCCCTCCCCCCAGCCCGGAGGCCGTATGTTCAGCGCAATCACCACCGTCCGTGCCCTCGAGATCCTCGATTCCCGTGGCAACCCCACACTCGAGGTCGAGGTGGCGACCGCCAGCGGCAAGCGCGGCCGAGCCGCCGTGCCGTCCGGTGCTTCGACAGGTGCCCGCGAAGCCCTCGAGCTTCGGGATGGCGACAAGGATCGCTACCTCGGAAAGGGCGTTCGCACCGCCGTGGCCAACGTGAATGGCGAGATCGCAGCCTCCATCAGCGGTCGCGATCTCGATGGCCTGGACGAACAACGCGCCCTCGACGATGCGCTTTGCGCTCTCGACGGCACCGAGACGAAATCGCGGCTGGGTGCCAACGCGTTGTTGGGTGTCTCCCTGGCGGCCGCCCACGCCGCCGCTGCGATTCGCGATGAGCCGCTCTACCGCTTCCTGGGCGGTGAGGATGCGCATCTGTTGCCTGCCCCGATGATGAACGTGCTGAATGGTGGAGCCCATGCTGACAACAATGTCGATCTGCAGGAGTTCATGCTCTACCCGGTGGGCGCAGGGAGTTTCGCCGAGGCGCTGCGTTGGGGTGCCGAGGTATTCCACAAGCTGAAGGGCGTTCTTTCGGAGAAGGGCTACGCCACTTCCGTTGGCGACGAGGGTGGCTTCGCACCGAATCTCTCCTCGAATCAGGAAGCCATCGAGCTATGCCTGTCTGCAATCGAGCAGGCGGGCTATCGGCCGGGCGACGAGATCGGTATCGCCCTCGATCCGGCCTCCAGCGAGTTCTATTCCGACGGCATCTACGATCTCGCCGGTGAGGGCAAGCAGAAGACCCCCGAGGAGATGGTCGCCTTCTACCAGGACTGGTGTGATCGCTACCCGATCCTCTCCATCGAGGACGGGCTGGCGGAGGATGATTGGGACGGCTGGAAGAAGCTCACCGACGCGTTGGGCGGGAAGGTTCAGCTGGTGGGCGATGATTTGTTCGTGACCAACCCGGCGATCTTGCAACAGGGCATCGAGCGCGGCGTCGCCAACTCGATCCTGATCAAGGTCAACCAGATCGGCACGCTCTCTGAAACCCTCGACGCCATGAAGATGGCACGGGTCGCCGGCTACTCCTCCGTCGTCTCACATCGTTCGGGGGAAACAGAGGATACGACCATCGCGGACCTGGCCGTGGCGACCGGTGCGGGTCAGATCAAGACCGGCTCCCTGTGCCGCACGGATCGGGTGGCAAAATACAACCAGTTGCTTCGCATCGAGGCCCAGCTCGGCAGCAAGGCACGTTATGCGGGCCGAGAGACCATCATCGGCGCATGACGGTTCGTCTCCGAAGTCTCGGTCTGATGATGGCCCTGATGCTTGCCGTTGGGTTGGCGACGGCTGCGCTCGCCTACATCCCGCCCGCCAAGCAAGTGGCGGGTGCGGTGGCGAAGGCAAATCGCGTTGCCAAGCGGAACCGTGCGTTGACGATGGAGGTGAGTCTTCAGCGCGGCGACACGGAAGAGGAGATCGCCAGCGGAACGCTGATCGCGGATCCTTCGGGCAAGGCTCGGCTCGAGCTGCTGGAAGGTGGCCGGATCGAACGCCATCTCCGAGCCGGGGCTCGGCTCGAGGCGACTCGTGAGGGAGGCGTGCACTCAGGCGAGCTGCGGCTCCCGCCCCTCCACCTTCTCCAGCTCGTGCAACGCGCCAAGCTTCAGGCCGCCCTGGCTGCCCTCGGGGCGCCGGGGGGTGCCATTGAGCTGGGCCACGACGACGATCTGGACGCCTACGTGCTCGGCGGGCGAGGCGCGACGGCGCTGTGGGTCGATATGGAGAGCCTTTCGCCGGTCCGGATCGACCTGCCTGCGAACATCACGGTGCGATTGGGGCCCCTGGAGAGCTTCGACGGGGTGCTCTGGCCTGCCTGGCTCAGCATTCAACAGGGCGAGGCACCGGTCATCCGGATGGAGTTCCGAGGTGTAACCGCTACGAAGACGAGCCCGGAGACGTTCCGCCGAGAGTGGCTCTTCCCAGACTCGCAGCCTCGGCCTTAGGGGTCGGTAAAACCACCGGTTTTCTCCGGGTTTTCCCCTAAAGAAATTCCGATGTCAGCCGAATCGATGGGTGTTTCCATGGATGCGGAGGTCGTAGGAATCATGGCAGGAAGCCAACCCTTGAACGTTCTCGTGGTCGAGCCCGACGTGCAGATGCGCGGCCAGTTGGCCCACTTCCTGGCTCAAGAGGGCTATGAAGCCACCGCCCTTCAGGAGCCCACCCAGGCCGCCCAGGAAGTAAGGAATGGCCGCTACCAGATGGTGCTGCTCGATCTCGGGCGCCCTGGGGACGGTGGAATCGGCCTGCTCCAGCAGATCCGCTCCGTGGACGACGACCTCTGCGTCATCTGCATGACCGACGAGCCCAGTGTGGAAGCGGCGGTGGCGACGATGAAGCATCGCGCTTTCGACTACCTGAAGAGGCCCACCGCCGTCGATGATCTGCGCCCGGTTCTTTCGGCCGCTGTGAAAGAGCACGGCCTGGCTGTCGATCCGGAGGAGCACCTCAACTCTGCGATCGGCGAGCGCATCCGGGGACGGCGTCACGACCTGACATTGACCCTGAAACAGGTCGCGAACCGGACGGGCCTCTCGGTGAGCTTGATTTCGCAGATCGAACTCGGGAAGAGCGCTGCCTCGGTGACGACCCTGTACAAGGTCGCGACGGCTCTGGGCGTTCCGATCGCGACGTTCTTCGAGACGGTCTAGGTCGAGGCCGAAAGAACGTCCTCGCCTGCGACTCGCTAACCTTCCGGGCGATGAGGACGGTCGAGGATACGCGACCCCGACCCGGGCTTTCGGTGCCCGTGGTGACGCCGTTGTCCCAAGATGGACAGCTGCTGGAGGACGATCTGCGCTCGGTCGTGCGCTTCGTCGTCCAGGATGGATATGGGGCAGACGTCGTCTTCGCGGCTGGCACCACGGGAGAGTGGGATCGGATCGGCGCTGCGACCCAGCGGCGTGTCATTCAGGTCTGTACCGAGGAAGTCGCCAAGGCGAACGCCAAACTCGGGAGGCCCGTCGAATCCTGGGCGGGAATCACGGCTCGTACGCCTGAGGAGACCCTCGAAAATCTCGATGCCGCGATCGCCTGCGGCGTAGATGCGGCGGTGCTGGCGCCACTCTCGATCCGCGGTCTTTCGGATCCGGTGCGCTTCGTTGCTCGCGACGTGGCCGATCTGCTGGACGCACGCACGCGACGCATTCCGGTGTATCTGTACGACAACGCGGATATCGCCGTGGATCCGAAGATCCCCCACATCCGAACGCGGCAGGTCAAGGCACTCTCACGGCTCGATTTCGTCCGTGGCATCAAGGTGAGCGCGTCGAAGCGCGTGCTGGGGAACTACACGCAAGCTGCAAGGGGCTTTCGCGATCGCGGCGAATTCGGAATCTACGTTGGCAATGCGATGCTGATCTTCGAGATCTTCCGGCCGCGGACGGGTATCGTGGGTTCGATCTCGGAGCATTGGCAGCGCAATCGCATGCGGGGTGGGCTTCCCATCGGCGTGGTGGCCGGGCCCGCCAACGCGATGCCGCGAGAGTGGGCCCGCGCCTGGCAACTATGTCGCGCCGGTGACGCCGAGCGAATGGACAGGATCCAACGGGTGGTGGAGGCATTTCGCCTAGGAACGCGAGCCGCAGGTGGCAAGCGCACGATTGCCTGCTTGAAGCGCGCGTTGCTTTCGCGAGGTGTGATTCGTTGTGACGCAGTCGCGGAAGGTACACCTGCTCTTGCTCGCCCGGATGCGGAACGCTTCGATGAAATGTTCGAAGAAGTCCGGAATCAAGCCTCGGAGCTGCTCGTTCCAACCTGGGTGACACCGGAGCCCGGAGCCGCGGAGTGAAGCGCGGACGAACCCTCGGAATCGGTTCCATGGCGGTGGATCGCATCCGCCGGGTTCCGCGTATTCTCGGCAGCGAAGAGAAGGGAACGATCCACGTTCAGGGTGGTGTGGCCGAGGAGCAACGCGTTGGCGGCGTCGTACTCAATCATCTCGGTTGGGCCGCCGTGCTCGGGAATCCGACGGGCATCTTCGGCAAGCAGGCCGACGATGCGGGCGGACGTTTCCTGCGCCAGGCCATGGACGGGCTTGGCATCGAGCGTCATCTCGTCCTGGATGGTTCCGCGAGCACCTTCGCCGACATCTTCGTCGATGATTCTGGCGAGCGGGCCATCTACATGGCACCGGGAGCCACCTCGGAAACCACACCCGCCTTCATTCGCGAGCATTTCACGCAGTTGATCCAAGCGGCCGCACGTGTCACGACCGAGGTTTCGCAACTACCTCTCGATGCCGCGTTATGCGTCTTGGAACTCGCACGGGAGGCGGGGGTTCCGACGCTGCTCGATCTCGACCTTCCGCCGTCGGCTGCGGTTCCGGGCCTGGGCGACACGCCGACGCTCGAGAAGCTGCTGTGCGCAGCCGACGTGTTGAAACCTGCCAAGGCCGCTGCCGCGGAGCTGGTGCCCGAGGCAGCCGGCGATGTCCTTGCCGTCGCCGAGGCAATGCGTGCGCGTTATGGGAACAACGCTGTCATCGTGACCGATGGTGCGGCGGGTTGTGCGATCTCGGCAGAGGGTGTCGCATTGCGCGTTCCAAGCAAGGCCGCGAAAGAGGTGGTCGATACGACCGGGGCTGGCGATGCCTTCCTGGGAGGTCTGCTCGTGGCACTTGCCAATGGGCTTGGTTGGGAAGATACAGCGCTGCTGGCCAACGCCTGTGGTGCAGCCTGTGTCGAAAAGCTGGGAGCCTTTCCGGACGATCCAGCGGCCGCATTCGCAAGGGTTTCCGAGCTCTACGATGGTGCACCAATCGAGCTGGCCTTGCCCGAGTGCGTGGGCACCTCGGCCATTCTGGCATCCGAACGCGCGATGAATGCTCTCGGTGTGGCTGTGGACGAGTTGATCGCGCTCCGCGAGCGATACGATCCGGCCGGCTTCGATGCCGCCGCGGCTTGTATCCGCTCCTGCGAAGCGCGCGGCGGGCGACTTCACGTCACGGGGATCGGAAAGCCGGAACACGTTGCGCACTACGCGGCATCCCTGCTCTCGTCCACCGGGACCCCGGCAACCTTTCTGCACGGAACCGAAGCCGTGCACGGTAGTGCCGGCCAGGTCGTGGCTGGAGACGTCGTGATCGCCATCAGCAACAGCGGAGCCACGGAGCTCACCGCAACCGCGAAGGCGGTCCGAGCGCTAGGTGCCGAGGTCATTGCAGTGACCGGGAATCCGGACTCGCCGCTCGCCGCAGAGGCAGCCGTCGTGCTCGACGCCAGCGTCCATCAGGAAGGCGGAGGTCTTGGCCTTGCGCCTCGCGCCAGTGTCGCCGCCGAGTTGCTCGTGCTCGCTGCCCTCTCTGCAGCCCTCGAAGAAGAACGCGGCTTCACCCGCGCCGCCTATCATGCCCGTCACCCGGCCGGCAAACTCGGTGAAAAGTCAACGAGCGGGGACGGAGTCTGAAACGGACTCTTCAGCTGGGAAGCTTGACCGTGAGTACGGGGCAGGGGGCTTTCTGGACGACGCGTTCCGCGATGCTGCCGAGGAGCAGATGCTTCAGGCCTGAGAGGCCGTGGGTTCCGAGCACGATCAGGTCGACGCCCTCAGCCGCAGCTTCTTCCTCGATCACGGTGGCCGGGTAGCCCTCGCGTACGACGGACCGTACCTGGATGCCGCGGGAGCGGAGCGCCTCGGCGTGGGTCGCGAGGCCCTGCTGGCCCTCGTCCTTCACCGTGTCCCAGAAATCCTGGGGCAGGTAGGCACCTTCGAGCTGCTGGAACTCCACGGGCAGGTGGTAGGCGTGTAGCAGGATGATCTCGCTGCCATGCTCCGCTGCCAGGTGCGCCGCCCACTCCAAGACGGGCTCGGCGTGCTCCGAGAAATCGATCGGGACCAGAATTCGACGAAGTTGCACGGTCATGCAGGAAGCCTGCTCTCCAGAGGCCGCCGTTGCAAGTTCCTGCGGGGACGCCTACCGTTTCTGCCTTCCCGGCGGGGCCGTAGCTCAATTGGGAGAGCGCCGCGTTCGCAACGCGGAGGTTGGCGGTTCGATCCCGCTCGGCTCCACCATTCCTTCGCGGGTTTCGCCAGGCTCATCCTCGCTGCGCGTCACACCGCTGGCCGCAGCGGTCGGATTTGCAGCGATGGTTCTTGTCTCGTAGTCACGAGCGTTTACCTGGTGTGGAACGCGGGGTAGTCTGAATCGTTCGACGGGAGTCAGCTGGGTTGCAGGTGCCGGCCATCGTTGCCGCCGGAGGCGGGAGAGCCGCCAAGGCGGTTTACGGGGACAACAAGGCCCACCTGGAGCTGGCGGGCCGGAGCCTCGTGGGCCACGCGGTGGCCGCTCTCCAACGGGTGCCCGAGGTCAGCGAAGTCTGGGTCGTCGGTGATGCGGCTCGGCTCGAAGCGACCCTCACTCGCGAGTTGGCGGGGGAGCTGTGCAAACCCCTCACGGTGGTCCCGGAGTTTCGCAACCTGCTCGAGAATGCCTGGGAGACCTATCGGCGGCTGTTGCCCGGTGCGGGCCCCGCGGGCCGGGATCCCACTCCCGATGAGCGGGAGAATCTCGTGCTCTTCCTCTCCTCCGACGTCCCGTTGGCCACGCCTCAGGAGATCTCCGCATTCATCAAGGAGGGCGCTGCCCAGGAGGTGGACTACTCCCTCGGCCTGGTCAGCGAAGAGAGCATGCAGCCGTTCTATCCGGAGGTCGGCAGCCCGGGGGAGGCCGGCAAGCCAGGCATCGAGATGGCCTACTTCAATCTTCGCGAGGGAAGGATGCGTCAGAGCAACTTGCACCTCGCCAGGCCTCCGAAGCTCGGCAAGCGGCAGCACATCGAAGAGTTGTACGAGCACCGCTATCAGAAGCAACTCGGGAACGCGCTGGCCCTGGCCTGGCGCATCTTCTGGGATGAGGGCGGTGGCCTGCGTGTCCTCTTCTACTACTCGTTGATGCATCTGGCGGGCGTGTTCGACCGCCGCCGCTGGCGTTGGCTGGCCGACCGCTTTCGGAACTGGGTCACGATCGAGCGGGTCGAACGTGCGTTGGGCGCTCTGCTGAAGGCCCGAATCCGTGTCGTCATCACCGAAGGCGGGGGCTGCGCCGTCGATGTGGACAACGAGCGCGATTTCGACGTGATGCAAGAACGCTGGGACGATTGGCATGCCCGTCAACAAAAGACCGTCGAGGCGCTCTACGGCACGGCACTTCTGCCCGAGCGAGCGACGGAGTTCGAGGTCCGCCGCTGGCAAGGTGGAGGAGAGGACTCGACATGAGCGGCCTGGCCGAAAGTCTCGACGCGGTTCGAGCCGGCGCCGGGTTGTTCCGACAGGAAACTCGCGGGGTGATCGAAGTTTCCGGCAGCGAACGCTCGCGCTGGCTCGATAGCATGGTCAGCAACGATGTGGCCTCGCTCGCGCCCAGCGCAGGTTGCCGCGCTCTGTTGCTCACACGGCAGGGACGCATCACCGCAGATCTGCGCATCCTGTGTCTCGACGAGGTCTTCTGGCTCGGACTTCCGCGGGCAGACGCGTCGCGGATCACCTCCGTTCTCGAGGGCTTCATCATCGCGGATGACGTCGACCTCTCGGATCGCAGCGCCGAGTTGGAGCGCTGGTCTCTCGACGGTCCCACCGCAGAGGACATCTTCTCAGCCATGACGGGAGGTGCGCCACCAGCCGTCGCAGGCGGCTCGGTCGTCGCGCGGATTGCGGACGAAGAGGTTCGTGTCGCCAACTACAGCCTCACCGGCTTGCCCGCGTTGCAGTTCTTCGCACCTGCGGGCAGCGGAGACGAGGTGGCAGAGGCCCTGCGCGCTGTCGGCGAAAGGCACGGACTGGTCGATGGTGACACGGAAGTCCACGAGTGCCTGCGCATCGAGATGGGCCAGGCTGCCATGGGCAAGGAGCTCGATGATTCCGTTCTGCCTGCAGAGGCACGGATGGACGAGGCTGTCTCGGAGAACAAGGGCTGCTACACCGGCCAGGAGGTCGTGGCCCGGATGCGGAGCCGCGGTCGGGCGAGCCATCTGTTGGTCGGCTTGCGTTTCGCTGGCGAGCTTCAGGAGCGCGGGAGCGAGTTGGCGCACGAGGGCCGGAAGATCGGCGAAGTGACGAGCAGTGTTCGCTCGCCGAGTCTTGGCCCGATCGGAATGGGCTACGTGAAGGCCGAGTTGGCGGAGGCCGGGACACAGCTGCAGGCGGGTGGTTTCGGCGCCCAGATCGTCGCTCTGCCTTTTCTTTCGTGAGCGGCGATTCAGGGGACAGGGGTCCGCTGCTGATCGTCTTCGCGAAGCGCCCGGACGCCGGTGCCGTGAAGACCCGGCTCTGCCCGCCATTCACCCTGCTTCAGGCCGCAGAATTCTACGCCTGCCTGCTCGAGGACGTGCTCGAGGCGATGGCCCGAGCGGCACCGGCGCTCGGTTTGTCCCTTCGGTTGGCAATCCACCCCGATGAGGCGGTCGAATCGCCCGGGGTTCCCGTGCCGGTCGGTTGCTCGGTGGTTGGCCAGCGCGGGCCGGGCCTCTCCGAGCGGATGGAGCACGCCATCGGGGAAGCCGCAGCCGAGGGGTTCGGACCGATCCTGGTGCGGGGAAGCGACAGCCCCGCACTGGATGGTGCCGTGCTCGAGGCCGCTCTCGTCGGGCTCGAGCAGGCCGATCTGGTGATCTGTCCGGATCTCGATGGCGGCTACAACCTGGTCGGCCTGCGCAGGCCGGCGCCCGGGATCTTCGACCATCCAATGAGCACGGCTTCGGTTCTCGGTGACACGTTGGCCCAGGCCGATCGACTCGGCCTCCGCCACGTCGTTCTTCCGGAAGGCTTCGACATCGATACCATCGATGATCTGCGAGTGCTTCGCACCACGATGAACACAATGGGATCGTGTTCGCGTACACGGGCCTACCTGGATGAGAAGGATCTCTGGCCGCGCGATTGAGCGACCGGGCAGATCGTGCGCGTACCCCGTTGCCACGGCAAGACGCGTGCACTATTTCCAAGCACGCACGCCTCCGATCGGGGCATCTCCCCGGTCCCGCTCTACGAGTTCTAAGACGAGAGGTTCCGGTCTCTGCCCAGTTGTGCACGAATGCACACGCAAAGAGCCTGGTATGGGAGTTGCAGCCCCGCATTCGTTCATGCAGGGGCATCATCAGTAGGAGGGATTCCCGAGATGAGAATTGGATGGCTGACAGTCCTGGTGGCATCGTCGTTTTTCGTGCCGTGGAGCGCACTGGCGGCGGATGAAGACATGGAAGCGCAGATGCGCCTCATGCAGGAGCGGATGAGCCAGATGGAGGATCGCCTCGAAGCGACCACCGATCAGCTCTCGTCCGCCAACCAGAGGCTTTCCGCTCAGCAACACGTGATCGAGCAGGTCGAACTCGACCAGCGCGGTTCGAACGGCCTGGCCCAGTTCCTCGATACCATCGAGATCGGTGGCTGGGTTTCGGCGAGCTATCTCTACAACTTCAACGATCCGGATGGTCGGGCACTGAACGGCTCGAATACCGGCGGCTTCGCCTATCCATTCCGTCCGGATGCCAACAGCTTCTCCCTGGACCAGCTCTGGATCTGGATGGAGCGGGGCATCAGCGAGGAGAACCGCGCCGGCTTCCGTGCGGACTTCGTCTACGGCAAGGACGCCGGGTTGCTTTCCGGTGATTTCGGCGCAGGCGACGGATTCAGCGGCAACGACTTCGAGCTCTATCAGGCCTACATCCAATACCTGGCCCCGCTCGGCGAGGGTGTGGAGATGAAGTTCGGCAAATTCGCCACCTTGATCGGCGCCGAAGTGGTGCAGTCTCCCGACAACTTCAACATCACACGCGGTCACGTCTACAACCTGTTCCAGCCGATCACCCATACGGGAATCCTGGCCTCGACCGCTGTTGCGGGCCTCGACGTTTCACTTGGCTTCGTGAATGAGACGCGATCGTTCCCGGCCAACGATATCGATCGGAACAAGAACAAGGCGGTGCTGTGGTCGATCGGCGGTGGTGCTGGCCAGTTCTCCTGGTCGTTCAACGGCATCCACGGCGATTCGGACAGCGGCCTGGGCTTCGACGCACCGGCCGGCGACAAGGAGACGATCCTGGATGTGATCCTCTCCTTCAGCCCGTCCGAGAACTTCACCACCTACGTGAATGCCGACTACATCGAGACCCAGAACTCTCGTGGTCGTGATATCGAGGGTTACGGAGTCTCCTGGGCAAGTCGCCTTGCGATCAACGAGCGCACGGGTGTCGCGTTCCGCGCCGAGTACGTCGACATCGACAACTTCTTTGGTGGCGGCAGCGATCTCGACGTATGGGGCCTGACTGGAACCGTCGACTACAAGCTCACCGAGAACCTCCTGGTTCGCGGCGAGCTTCGCTACGACGACATCAGCGACGGTGGAGACCTCTTCG from bacterium encodes:
- a CDS encoding polyprenyl synthetase family protein, which produces MAKSSSPPPALATALARLEPHLQQVERTMRDQLVSEQALVGAIGEHVLSSGGKRLRPVLVMLAAELCGYTGPRCVQIAAAVELLHTATLLHDDVVDLANLRRGRAAARAIWGNRRAVLVGDFFYARASSMVVEDGDLDILWIFSSTIRQMAEGELLQLEASFDPRVTEAHYYSVIERKSATLLSASAESGAVLGGVTRAERRRIAEFGKELGLAFQLRDDALDFAGGEEDLGKQPFTDVREGKVTLPLLLTLKRCAPAERELISGLLKTAAQRTLELEAEGPIEIDQVLSPAELAPIVDLVRRHRGIEDTDRRAEEHVRRAAEAIAPFPDGAIRDALVAAADYSVHRTS
- a CDS encoding helix-hairpin-helix domain-containing protein, which codes for MTKKLGLALALALAAPATGSVWWPQPAEAVAPALQGALNLNTASPDQLVLLPGVGESRARAIVALRKQRGGFKKVDELADVKGIGEAALAKLRPFVKLGGATTLRVD
- the eno gene encoding phosphopyruvate hydratase, with the protein product MFSAITTVRALEILDSRGNPTLEVEVATASGKRGRAAVPSGASTGAREALELRDGDKDRYLGKGVRTAVANVNGEIAASISGRDLDGLDEQRALDDALCALDGTETKSRLGANALLGVSLAAAHAAAAIRDEPLYRFLGGEDAHLLPAPMMNVLNGGAHADNNVDLQEFMLYPVGAGSFAEALRWGAEVFHKLKGVLSEKGYATSVGDEGGFAPNLSSNQEAIELCLSAIEQAGYRPGDEIGIALDPASSEFYSDGIYDLAGEGKQKTPEEMVAFYQDWCDRYPILSIEDGLAEDDWDGWKKLTDALGGKVQLVGDDLFVTNPAILQQGIERGVANSILIKVNQIGTLSETLDAMKMARVAGYSSVVSHRSGETEDTTIADLAVATGAGQIKTGSLCRTDRVAKYNQLLRIEAQLGSKARYAGRETIIGA
- a CDS encoding response regulator; this translates as MSAESMGVSMDAEVVGIMAGSQPLNVLVVEPDVQMRGQLAHFLAQEGYEATALQEPTQAAQEVRNGRYQMVLLDLGRPGDGGIGLLQQIRSVDDDLCVICMTDEPSVEAAVATMKHRAFDYLKRPTAVDDLRPVLSAAVKEHGLAVDPEEHLNSAIGERIRGRRHDLTLTLKQVANRTGLSVSLISQIELGKSAASVTTLYKVATALGVPIATFFETV
- a CDS encoding SIS domain-containing protein, with the translated sequence MKRGRTLGIGSMAVDRIRRVPRILGSEEKGTIHVQGGVAEEQRVGGVVLNHLGWAAVLGNPTGIFGKQADDAGGRFLRQAMDGLGIERHLVLDGSASTFADIFVDDSGERAIYMAPGATSETTPAFIREHFTQLIQAAARVTTEVSQLPLDAALCVLELAREAGVPTLLDLDLPPSAAVPGLGDTPTLEKLLCAADVLKPAKAAAAELVPEAAGDVLAVAEAMRARYGNNAVIVTDGAAGCAISAEGVALRVPSKAAKEVVDTTGAGDAFLGGLLVALANGLGWEDTALLANACGAACVEKLGAFPDDPAAAFARVSELYDGAPIELALPECVGTSAILASERAMNALGVAVDELIALRERYDPAGFDAAAACIRSCEARGGRLHVTGIGKPEHVAHYAASLLSSTGTPATFLHGTEAVHGSAGQVVAGDVVIAISNSGATELTATAKAVRALGAEVIAVTGNPDSPLAAEAAVVLDASVHQEGGGLGLAPRASVAAELLVLAALSAALEEERGFTRAAYHARHPAGKLGEKSTSGDGV
- a CDS encoding universal stress protein, with the protein product MTVQLRRILVPIDFSEHAEPVLEWAAHLAAEHGSEIILLHAYHLPVEFQQLEGAYLPQDFWDTVKDEGQQGLATHAEALRSRGIQVRSVVREGYPATVIEEEAAAEGVDLIVLGTHGLSGLKHLLLGSIAERVVQKAPCPVLTVKLPS
- a CDS encoding NTP transferase domain-containing protein; its protein translation is MPAIVAAGGGRAAKAVYGDNKAHLELAGRSLVGHAVAALQRVPEVSEVWVVGDAARLEATLTRELAGELCKPLTVVPEFRNLLENAWETYRRLLPGAGPAGRDPTPDERENLVLFLSSDVPLATPQEISAFIKEGAAQEVDYSLGLVSEESMQPFYPEVGSPGEAGKPGIEMAYFNLREGRMRQSNLHLARPPKLGKRQHIEELYEHRYQKQLGNALALAWRIFWDEGGGLRVLFYYSLMHLAGVFDRRRWRWLADRFRNWVTIERVERALGALLKARIRVVITEGGGCAVDVDNERDFDVMQERWDDWHARQQKTVEALYGTALLPERATEFEVRRWQGGGEDST
- a CDS encoding aminomethyl transferase family protein — its product is MSGLAESLDAVRAGAGLFRQETRGVIEVSGSERSRWLDSMVSNDVASLAPSAGCRALLLTRQGRITADLRILCLDEVFWLGLPRADASRITSVLEGFIIADDVDLSDRSAELERWSLDGPTAEDIFSAMTGGAPPAVAGGSVVARIADEEVRVANYSLTGLPALQFFAPAGSGDEVAEALRAVGERHGLVDGDTEVHECLRIEMGQAAMGKELDDSVLPAEARMDEAVSENKGCYTGQEVVARMRSRGRASHLLVGLRFAGELQERGSELAHEGRKIGEVTSSVRSPSLGPIGMGYVKAELAEAGTQLQAGGFGAQIVALPFLS
- a CDS encoding glycosyltransferase — translated: MSGDSGDRGPLLIVFAKRPDAGAVKTRLCPPFTLLQAAEFYACLLEDVLEAMARAAPALGLSLRLAIHPDEAVESPGVPVPVGCSVVGQRGPGLSERMEHAIGEAAAEGFGPILVRGSDSPALDGAVLEAALVGLEQADLVICPDLDGGYNLVGLRRPAPGIFDHPMSTASVLGDTLAQADRLGLRHVVLPEGFDIDTIDDLRVLRTTMNTMGSCSRTRAYLDEKDLWPRD
- a CDS encoding outer membrane beta-barrel protein — encoded protein: MRIGWLTVLVASSFFVPWSALAADEDMEAQMRLMQERMSQMEDRLEATTDQLSSANQRLSAQQHVIEQVELDQRGSNGLAQFLDTIEIGGWVSASYLYNFNDPDGRALNGSNTGGFAYPFRPDANSFSLDQLWIWMERGISEENRAGFRADFVYGKDAGLLSGDFGAGDGFSGNDFELYQAYIQYLAPLGEGVEMKFGKFATLIGAEVVQSPDNFNITRGHVYNLFQPITHTGILASTAVAGLDVSLGFVNETRSFPANDIDRNKNKAVLWSIGGGAGQFSWSFNGIHGDSDSGLGFDAPAGDKETILDVILSFSPSENFTTYVNADYIETQNSRGRDIEGYGVSWASRLAINERTGVAFRAEYVDIDNFFGGGSDLDVWGLTGTVDYKLTENLLVRGELRYDDISDGGDLFVGDDSFAPGVASFDEDDQLTAGVEVIYTF